Genomic window (Sphingosinicella microcystinivorans):
ATGTCGATCCGGAGACTCACGTCCACGACGCCATCTGCCGCCATTACGCCTCCGGACGACAGGACGAGGCCGAGCATGATAACGAGGTCAACGCGCATGGAAGGTGGCTCCATTCCGAAGCACCCACGATATGCCGACAGGCGTCGCCGTCTAGTTAAGCCTCTCCGCGAGCGCGTCGATGATCGGGCATTCGGGGCGGGAGTCGCCGTGGCAGCCCTTCGCCAGATGGAGGAGCGTGCTGCGCATCGCCTCGATCGCCTTCGCCTTCTCGCCGAGCGCCTCGGCCTGCTGGAGCGCGAGGCGCTTGACGTCGGCGCTGCTGCGCTCGCGGTCCGACCAGAGCGCGAGCAGGGTGCGGATCTCCTCGATGCCGAAGCCGAGGTCGCGCGCGTTGGCGATGAAGCGCAGGCGGTGCACATCGTCCTCGCCGTAGTCGCGGTAGCCGGACTCGCGCCGGGGCGGCACCGGGATCAGGCCGATGCCCTCGTAGTGGCGGATCATGCGCTGGCTGACGCCGCTCTTCTTCGATGCCGCGCCGATGTTCACAGTCTCGCTCCCCTCAGCCGAAGCGCGTTGCCGATCACGGTGACGGAGCTGAACGACATGGCCGCCCCGGCGATCATCGGGCTCAGCAGCAGCCCGAACACCGGGTAGAGCACGCCCGCCGCGATCGGCACGCCCGCCGCGTTGAACACGAACGAGAAGAACAGGTTCTGGCGGATGTTGCGCATCACGGCCCGGCTGAGGCGGCGGGCGCGGACGATGCCGCGAAGATCGCCCTTCACCAGCGTGACGGCGGCGCTTTCCATGGCGACGTCGGTGCCCGTGCCCATCGCGATGCCGACATTGGCGGCGGCGAGCGCGGGCGCGTCGTTGATGCCGTCGCCCGCCATCGCGACGACGCGGCCCTCGGCGCGCAGGCGCTCGACGACCCGCTGCTTGTCGGCGGGGAGCACCTCGGCGATCACCGCGTCGATGCCGCCGATCCGCCGCGCAACGGCCTCGGCGGTCTTCCGGTTGTCGCCGGTGAGCATGACGATGTGCAGGCCTTCGCGCTTGAGGGCAGCGATGGCGTCCGCCGCGCCGTCCTTGACGGGATCGGCGACGGCGAGGAAGCCCGCGAACGCGCCGTCCACGGCGAGGTACATGACGCCCTCCCCGGCCTCGCGCCGTGCATCCGCCTTCGCATCGAACAACGACGTGTCGAGCCCCGTCATCATCGCGCGGTTGCCAAGCAGGACGCGGCGGCCCTCGACGACGCCGGAGACACCCTTGCCGGTTTCCGAGGCGAAATCGCTGACGCTCGCGGGCGCAAGTCCGCGCTCTTCCGCGGCATCGACGATGGCGGCGGCGAGCGGATGCTCGCTGCCGCGCTCGACGGCGGCGGCGAGGCGGAGCATCGTATCCGGGTCGTCGCCTTCGATGCCGACGAGGCGCGGCTTCCCCAGCGTCAGCGTGCCGGTCTTGTCGACGACGAGCGTATCGACCTTCTCCATGCGCTCCAGCGCTTCGGCGTTGCGGACGAGCACGCCCGCCGCCGCGCCGCGCCCGGTGCCGACCATGATCGACATGGGCGTCGCGAGGCCAAGCGCGCAGGGACAGGCGATGATGAGCACCGACACCGCCGCGACGAGCGCGTGGGCGAGGCGCGGCTCCGGCCCCACAAACAGCCACACGGCGAAGGCGAGCACCGCGACCAGCACCACGGCGGGTACGAACCAGCCGGAAACCGTGTCGGCGAGGCTCTGGATCGGCGCGCGCGAGCGCTGCGCCTCCGCCACCATGCGGACGATCTGCGCGAGCATCGTGTCGCTGCCGACACGCGCCGCGCGCACGACGAGCATCCCGGTGCCGTTCACGGTCGCGCCCGTCACGGCATCGCCGGGCGCCTTCTCGGCGGGGACCGGCTCTCCGGTGAGCATCGACTCGTCGACCGAGGAGCGGCCGTCCTCGA
Coding sequences:
- the cueR gene encoding Cu(I)-responsive transcriptional regulator, which produces MNIGAASKKSGVSQRMIRHYEGIGLIPVPPRRESGYRDYGEDDVHRLRFIANARDLGFGIEEIRTLLALWSDRERSSADVKRLALQQAEALGEKAKAIEAMRSTLLHLAKGCHGDSRPECPIIDALAERLN
- a CDS encoding copper-transporting P-type ATPase, encoding MADCCKHHDHHHHHGHHAAPPVDPASVAPGTMWTCPMHPEVRQPGPGTCPICGMALEPEAPSLDDAPNPELVDFTRRLWVAAVLALPLFVLAMGTDMLGWHLMPMRTLVFVQLALATPVVLWAGLPFFERAIASVRTRNLNMFTLIGLGVGVAYAYSVVATLAPGLFPESLRTMHGQVPVYFEAAAVIVALVLLGQVLELRARAATGKAIRALLGLAPKHARRIAPDGSEADVDIGHIAIGDRLRVRPGEKIPVDGIVEDGRSSVDESMLTGEPVPAEKAPGDAVTGATVNGTGMLVVRAARVGSDTMLAQIVRMVAEAQRSRAPIQSLADTVSGWFVPAVVLVAVLAFAVWLFVGPEPRLAHALVAAVSVLIIACPCALGLATPMSIMVGTGRGAAAGVLVRNAEALERMEKVDTLVVDKTGTLTLGKPRLVGIEGDDPDTMLRLAAAVERGSEHPLAAAIVDAAEERGLAPASVSDFASETGKGVSGVVEGRRVLLGNRAMMTGLDTSLFDAKADARREAGEGVMYLAVDGAFAGFLAVADPVKDGAADAIAALKREGLHIVMLTGDNRKTAEAVARRIGGIDAVIAEVLPADKQRVVERLRAEGRVVAMAGDGINDAPALAAANVGIAMGTGTDVAMESAAVTLVKGDLRGIVRARRLSRAVMRNIRQNLFFSFVFNAAGVPIAAGVLYPVFGLLLSPMIAGAAMSFSSVTVIGNALRLRGARL